The nucleotide window TTGGGGCCGTCTCCGGCCCACTTGGCGCCGCCCTGTTCAGCAAACGCTTACGACGCCCGAGACTGCAACCAGATTAAGCCGAATTTGGCATCGCCGAATTTTGCTTAAGGCATTTTCAAGCTAACGGCACGCTTACGATAATGGCCGCCTTTCAACGCACGCCGCGCGGGTGCGCTCCACGCCGGAGCCGTCCGCGAGCGCCGCCCTGGAGGCTCGCCGTCATGCTGCTCCATCTCCTCTACCTGCTCGCGATCGTCGCGGAAGCCATGTCCGGCGCGCTCATGGGCATGCGCCGCGGCATGGATCGCTTCGGTCTGTGCCTCGTCGGCACCGTCACCGCGCTCGGCGGCGGCACGGTGCGCGACGTCCTGCTCGGTCACTATCCCCTTGCGTGGATCTCGCATCCAGATTACGTTCTTATTACAATCGGAGCGGCGTCGGTTGCCGCGGCGTGCGCGAAGTGGCTGCGCAACTGGCAAAGGCTCTTCGTCACGGTCGACGCGATCGGCCTGATCGCCTTCACGGTGATCGGCTGCGACGTGGCCGGGACAATGGACGTGAGCCCCGCCATCGTCGTACTGGCCGGCGCGATCACCGGCGTGTGCGGCGGCATGTTGCGCGACGTGCTGTGCCATCAGATGCCGCTGGTGTTGCGTCAGGAGTTGTACGCCAGCATCGCGCTCGGCGCCGGTGCCGTGTATGTGGCCTTGCAAGCCTACGGCGTGGCGCCGGGGCCGGCTTCGGTCGGGGTGCTCGCAGGTGGTTTCGCGGTGCGCATGCTGGCCGTGCGCTTCCGCTGGCAACTCAAGGTATTCGCCGCCGCCGATTCGGGCGGCGCAAGTTAATCGAGCTGTTCGTTATCCGCACCCAATGATCCAGAAGAAGAAATCGCAGTCGCACGATCCCTACGCGCCCGTCGCGAAGCACCCGTTACTGGCCGCGCGCCTGCCGATGTGGCGTTCAAAATTCATCGTCCTGCTGGTGTTCGGCGCGTTCGCCTCGCTCGCGGGACGCGCGTTCTGGGTGCAGGTGGTGAACCAGGACTTCTACGTCGATCAAGGGCAAAAACGCTATCAGCGCACCATCGAACTCGACGCGACGCGCGGGCGGATCGTCGATCGCAACGGCTCGATGCTTGCCGTCAGCCTCGCGACCTACGAGATCTGGGCTTCGCCCAAGCTGATCGACGAAGCGGCTGTCGCGCCGCTCTCGAAGCTGCTCGATCTGCCGCTCGCGGAATTGCGCCGGCGTCTGAACGGCAACAAGACTTTCGTCCTGCTCAAGCGTCAGGTGGATGCCGAGACCGCCGGGCATCTGTCGAAATTGGGTCTCGCGGGCATCACGCAGATCGCCGATTCGAAGCGCTTTTACCCCGAAGGCGAATCGGCGGCGCACGTGGTCGGCTTCACGGATATCGAGGACAACGGCCAGGAAGGCGTCGAGCTCGCCGCCAACGAGCAACTGCTCGGCGTGCCCGGCCAGCGCGAAGTGATCCGCGACCGCCTGGGTCGCGTGGTGTCCGAGACCCGGCCGCTCGTGCCCGCGCAGAACGGCGAAACCATCCACCTGACGATCGACCGGCGGATCCAGCAACTCGCTTATGCGCAGCTCAAGGAAGCGATTGCCAAACATCACGCCGAAGCCGGCAGCGTGGTGGTGCTCGACGCGCGCAACGGCGAGATCCTGGCGCTCGCCAACTATCCGAGCTTCGATCCGAACGACCGCGCCCGCCTGACCGGCCGCCAACTGCGCAATCGCGCGGTGGTCGATACCTTCGAGCCGGGTTCGACGATCAAGCCGGTGGTCGTCGCGCTCTCGATCGACGAGGGCAAGGTGCGGCCGCAAAGCGTCATCGATACTGCGCCTG belongs to Paraburkholderia aromaticivorans and includes:
- a CDS encoding trimeric intracellular cation channel family protein, whose protein sequence is MLLHLLYLLAIVAEAMSGALMGMRRGMDRFGLCLVGTVTALGGGTVRDVLLGHYPLAWISHPDYVLITIGAASVAAACAKWLRNWQRLFVTVDAIGLIAFTVIGCDVAGTMDVSPAIVVLAGAITGVCGGMLRDVLCHQMPLVLRQELYASIALGAGAVYVALQAYGVAPGPASVGVLAGGFAVRMLAVRFRWQLKVFAAADSGGAS
- a CDS encoding peptidoglycan D,D-transpeptidase FtsI family protein, which encodes MIQKKKSQSHDPYAPVAKHPLLAARLPMWRSKFIVLLVFGAFASLAGRAFWVQVVNQDFYVDQGQKRYQRTIELDATRGRIVDRNGSMLAVSLATYEIWASPKLIDEAAVAPLSKLLDLPLAELRRRLNGNKTFVLLKRQVDAETAGHLSKLGLAGITQIADSKRFYPEGESAAHVVGFTDIEDNGQEGVELAANEQLLGVPGQREVIRDRLGRVVSETRPLVPAQNGETIHLTIDRRIQQLAYAQLKEAIAKHHAEAGSVVVLDARNGEILALANYPSFDPNDRARLTGRQLRNRAVVDTFEPGSTIKPVVVALSIDEGKVRPQSVIDTAPGWYKIGPAVIHDTSNHGAMTVAEAVQKSSNIALAKLALNLPAEKIWTKYQEYGLGLRPELTFPGVASGKVRPYKRWRPIEQATMAYGYGLSTSLLQMAQVYTAYAGDGTMHRVSLLRNGAGAAAPSDDKGQAVTTPATARAIRSMLEMATGVGGTGRAATVEGYRIGGKTGTARKQVGATYAKNHYRALFVGMAPMSDPRLIVAVMVDDPAGKAFYGGTVAGPVFSGVTGGALQLLGVPPDAPGT